In the genome of Cryptomeria japonica chromosome 8, Sugi_1.0, whole genome shotgun sequence, one region contains:
- the LOC131071271 gene encoding taxadien-5-alpha-ol O-acetyltransferase translates to MEKTGSGYIELKVKSFEPVMVAPSLPSPKTILPLSSIDNLPLLRGNIFNSLLVYNAHHSISADPAKIIREALSKVLVYYFPFAGRLRSKENGEVEVECTGEGAVFVEAMADNSLSELGDFDDGNPSFQQLLFSLPLSTTPIENFHLLVVQVTRFTCGGFVVGVSFHHSICDGGGACQFLKGLAEMVRGEIKPSLEPIWNRELWKPEDPIKLQFYHFESIMESTHNLHQPPIIDESVQASLVIKYDVIKCIKKYFMEESKDFFSTFEVVSALAWKARTKALKISSYENVKLLFAMDMRRSVDLPLPQGYYGNAIGMGCAIDIAQDLTNGSLLRATKIIKRSKSSLNDAYLKPNIATCSCTSNMHVKQDNLLALSDWRRLGFHEVDFGWGDAKNVSSLLPMEKGLAMPDYFIFVESPKHMPDGIKILMCMPMSIVKAFETEMESMTREYMDRKV, encoded by the exons ATGGAGAAAACTGGAAGTGGGTATATAGAGTTGAAGGTAAAGAGCTTTGAGCCAGTCATGGTGGCCCCTTCTCTGCCTTCTCCCAAAACTATTCTCCCCCTCTCCTCCATTGACAACTTACCCCTTTTAAGAGGCAATATCTTTAATTCACTGTTAGTCTACAATGCCCATCACAGTATTTCTGCTGATCCTGCAAAAATAATTCGAGAGGCTCTGTCAAAAGTGTTGGTGTATTACTTTCCTTTCGCTGGGCGCCTCAGAAGCAAAGAAAATGGGGAAGTTGAAGTGGAGTGCACAGGCGAGGGAGCTGTGTTTGTGGAAGCAATGGCGGATAACAGTCTTTCAGAGCTTGGAGATTTTGATGACGGCAACCCATCATTTCAACAGCTACTTTTCTCACTTCCACTTTCGACCACTCCTATTGAGAACTTCCATCTTCTGGTTGTTCAG GTAACTCGGTTTACATGTGGTGGTTTTGTTGTGGGAGTGAGTTTCCACCATAGTATATGTGATGGAGGAGGAGCATGTCAGTTTCTTAAAGGCCTTGCAGAAATGGTGAGGGGAGAGATTAAGCCCTCTTTAGAACCAATATGGAATAGAGAGCTATGGAAGCCAGAAGACCCTATAAAActtcaattttatcactttgaatccaTTATGGAAAGCACACACAACCTGCACCAACCTCCAATAATAGATGAATCAGTTCAAGCCTCTCTAGTTATCAAATATGATGTAATAAAGTGTATCAAAAAATACTTTATGGAAGAAAGTAAAGAttttttctcgacatttgaagttGTTTCAGCATTGGCTTGGAAAGCAAGGACAAAGGCTCTTAAAATTTCAAGTTATGAAAATGTGAAGCTTCTCTTTGCGATGGATATGAGGAGATCAGTTGATTTACCACTTCCACAAGGATACTATGGTAATGCCATTGGAATGGGATGTGCAATAGATATTGCACAAGACCTCACAAATGGTTCACTTTTGCGAGCTACAAAAATTATAAAAAGATCAAAGTCATCTTTAAATGATGCATATTTGAAGCCAAACATTGCGACATGCTCATGTACATCAAATATGCATGTAAAACAAGATAATTTGCTTGCATTGAGTGACTGGAGGCGATTGGGATTTCATGAAGTAGACTTTGGTTGGGGAGATGCAAAAAATGTAAGTTCTCTACTacctatggagaaagggttagCTATGCCAGATTATTTCATCTTTGTCGAATCTCCTAAGCACATGCCTGATGGAATTAAGATACTGATGTGCATGCCTATGTCAATTGTCAAAGCATTTGAAACAGAAATGGAATCTATGACAAGGGAATATATGGATAGAAAGGTTTAG